One Deltaproteobacteria bacterium genomic window, TCCGCCGCGAGCCGCGCAGGCTGCGGCTCCTCCAGCTCTTCGGCAGCGGCGTGCTCCTGTGGGGCCTTGCGATCCTGATCAGCCTCGTGCACGAGGCGGAGCTGGCGCGGGACGGCGGCGGCGCCCTGGGGGGCTTCTCGCGGGCGTTGCTCACGGAGATGTTCGGCTATGCCGGGACCTGCGTGATCACGGCGTTCCTGCTCTTGCTGGCGGGCATGCTGCTGTCCCAGACGTCCATGCTCAACTGGTGGGGTGGTCTTGCCGGAGCTCCCGGCCGGCTCCGCTCTTCGATGGACGCGGCCGCGGCGTCCGCGCGCCGGCTGACGCCGGGACGGGAAGCCCGCGCCAACGTCAAGAAGGAGCACAAGGATTTCGAGCCCCCGCCGATCATCCTCGACGAGGTCATCAGGCAGGAGGCGCCGGAGGAGCCCAGGGCGCGGAGCAAGAAGGCCAAGGTGAAGGCCAGGGCCAAGGCGAAGCGCATGCCGGAGCCGGATCAGTTCGTCTTCCCGGAACTCGGTAACGGCTACACCCTGCCGCCCATGGCGTTCCTCGATTCGCCCCCCCGGGAAAAGACCGGCGTCGACAAGGCCTCGCTGGAAGCCAATTGTCTGGTGCTGCAGCGGAAGCTTCAGGACTTCGGCATCGAGGGCGAGGTGCTGGCGGCGCGGCCCGGACCGGTCATCACGGTGTACGAGTTCCGCCCCGCTCCCGGCGTCATGGTGCGCCGCATCGTGGGCGTGGCCGACGACCTCGCCATGGCCCTGAGCGCGGTGAGCATCCGCATCCTGGCGCCGATCCCGGGCGAGTCCGTGGTCGGCATCGAGGTGCCCAACACCCGGCGGGAGAAGGTCTTTCTGCGGGAGATCCTGGAAGACCCGGTCTACGCCGACTCGGGCGCGAGCCTGCCGCTGGCCCTGGGCAAGGACGTCGCCGGCGCGCCTTTCGCCACCGACCTCTCGCGCATGCCGCACCTGCTGGTGGCGGGCGCCACCGGCACGGGCAAGTCCGTGTCGCTCAACTCGATGATCCTGAGCATCCTCTACCGCGCCACGCCGGACGACGTGCGCTTCATCATGATCGATCCCAAGATGCTCGAGCTGACGCCGTACGAGGGTCTGCCGCACCTCCTGACGCCGGTGGTGACCGATCCCAAGGAGGCGCGCGCCGCCCTGTTCTGGGCGGTGCAGGAGATGGACCGGCGCTATCGCCTGATGCGCGACAAGGGCGCGCGCAACATCGACAACTACAACCGCATCCTGGAGAAGGAGCCGCCGCCCGCCCCGCCGTCCGCGGACCCCTCCGAGGCGGAGCTGGGCGGACGCCTGGACGGGAGCGAGGAACTGGAGCACGCGCGCCTGCCGCGGGTGGTGATCCTCATCGATGAGTTGGCGGACCTGATGATGTCCGTGGGACGGGACATCGAGGAGCACATCACGCGCCTGGCCCAGAAGGCCCGGGCCGCGGGGATCCACATGGTGCTGGCCACCCAGCGGCCGTCGGTGGACGTGATCACCGGGCTCATCAAGGCCAACTTTCCCGCCAGGGTGTCCTTTCAGGTGACCTCGCGCATCGACTCGCGCACGATCCTGGACGGCCAAGGAGCGGAGCAGCTCCTGGGTGACGGCGACCTGCTCTTCCTGCCGCCCGGCACGGCGCGGCTGATCCGGCTCCACGGCCCCTACGTGTCCAACCGGGAAATCGGCAAGGTCACCGATTTCATCAAGCAGCAGGGGAGGCCGGAGTACCGGCCGGACATCCTCGAGGCGGCCGCGGAAGGAGGCGGGGATTTCGACGGCCTGGACGATGATTACGACGAGATGTACGACCAAGCCGTCATGGTGGTTACCGAGACCCGGCAGGCGTCCATCTCCATGGTCCAGCGGCGCCTCAGGGTGGGCTACAACCGCGCCGCGCGCATGATCGAGAAGATGGAGCGGGAGGGGGTCGTGGGGCCAGCGGAGGGGGCCAAGCCGCGCGAGGTTCTGGCGCCGAAGATCGAGGAATGACGAGACAGACCATGGAAGCCCGACATGCGTAGACACCGCGACCTTGACGGCGGCCGCCTGTTGCGGTTCCGGAGCACCTGCCGGCCGGCTTTGGCGGTAGTGCTCGGATGCGTGGCGGTCCTGACGGCGTTGGCACCGCAAGCCGGCGCACGCAACGCGGCGGAGGTGGTGCGGGAAGTGCAGCGGCGCTACGACTCCACGCGGGACTACAGCGCCGAGTTCCACCAGACCACCGAGTACCGCACGCTCAACCGGAGCATCTCGGGCAGGGGCAGCTTCTACTTCAGCCGGCCCGGGAAAATGCTCTGGCGCTACGAAGAGCCGGCGGGGCAGTTCGTGCTTTCCGACGGACGCTATCTCTACTTCTACCAACCCGCCGAACGCCAGGTCATCAAGACCGCCGTGCGCGGGGCATTTCGATCGGACCTGCCGTTGTCGTTCCTGCTGGGTATCGGCAAGCTGGAACGGGATTTTCGCGCGGAGTTGCTGGAAGGCAGCGCCGACGGCCACCGGCTCAGGCTGATCCCCAGACGGGCCAACACCGGGCTCCGCGAGATCATCCTCACGGCCGACGCCGAGCGCTACGACATCCGCCAGGTGCGCATCGAGGACGGGGGCGGCAACCTGTGGACCTTCGGCTTCGAGAACATCCGGCGCGGGGTCGTCCTGGACCCCTCGGTGTTCCGGCTGAAAGTGCCGCAAGGTGTTGATATCGTTGAATTCGGCTCCTGACCCGTCAGAGGCGCCTTATTCGGTTGACTCCGTCTTCAAATAGTGGTCAATTGGGTTTCTTCCCAGGAGATACCACCATGAGAAAAGACGTATTGAAGAAGTTCCGGGAGACCCTGCTCGGCATGAAGAGCCAGCTCCTGGATGACCTTCCCGACCGGCTCAAGCAAGAGGTCGAAAGCACCAAGGACGAAGGGCGCGACACTTACGATCTGGCCAGCGACGAGCGGGATCGCGAGATCAACATGATCCTCAACGACCGCGAGCGCACCAAGCTGATGGCCATCGAAGACGCGTTGGCCCGGCTGGGCGAGGGCTCCTATGGCGAGTGCGAGGAATGCGGCGAGGACATAGGGGTGGGCCGGCTCAAGGTGATGCCGTTCACGCGGCTGTGCGTGCGCTGCCAGGAAGAGCTGGAACGGGAATCCCGGATGATGAAGAACTTTGACGAGGACCGTACGTTCCGCCGTCTCACCACGAACGATACGGAGGAAGAGAGCTACTAGGCCATGAAGTATTTCTTTTCCAGGGAAGACGCGGAAGTCGTGCGCATCGAGGGGGAAGCGCCGCGCACGCTTTACCCCTGTGTCGAGCCGCGCACGACCGGGACGCGCCACTTCTCCATGGGCCTCCAGCAAGTCGATCCGCACAGCGAGATTCCACTACACTCCCACGACGACTTCGAAGAGATACTGTTCGTGTTCGGCGGTCGGGCGACGGCCACCGTGGGAAACGAGACCGCGGAGATCGTCCCGGGCTCGGTCGTGTTCATTCCGCCCCGCACCAACCACGGGTTCGTCAACGACCATGACGAACCGCTGTGGATCACGTGGACCTTCTCGCCCCAGGGCTTTGAAGGCTATATCCGCGGCGTGGCCCAGGGCACTGTGCAGCTCAAGACCGTATAGGCGCGCGCGTCATTCCCCGTAGGGCGGCAGCAGGCCCAGCGGAGCCCCGGCCCGCCGGAAGTCGCGGTTCACTTTTGGAAGCATCCGCCACTTATCGAAAGCCCCGGCTCATTTATACGTCATTCCCGCCCCCTCCACCCGTCATTCCCGCGGACGCGGGAAACCAGGGGTGGAGAGGGGCAAGGCTTGCTCGCTCCCAAGCCCCGCAAGGAGGCCCCATGCTCCAGGACAGGATCGGTTTCATCGGCGCCGGCAAGATGGGCAGCGCCATCATCAAGGGAATCCTGCGCGCCGGGCTGGTGGACCGGGACCGGCTGGCCGCGAGCGATCCCATCGAGGCGTTGGGGAAGGCTTTGGTCGACGAAACCGGCGTCCGGTTCGTGCAGGACAACGTCGAGTTGGCGCGGTCGTCGGACATCGTGGTTCTGGCGGTCAAGCCCCAGGTCATCGACGCGGTGTTGCAGGAACTCGCCGGCACGCCGCTGGACGGCAAGCTGGTGGTGTCCATCGCGGCCGGAGTGCCGTTGGCGCGCATCGAGGGGCTGCTGCCCGAAGGGACGCGCGCCGTCCGGGTCATGCCCAACACGCCCTGCCTCGTGGGCGCGGCCGCCTCGGCCTACGCCGGAGGCCGCTGGGCGAAGGATGAAGACCTCGACCGGGTCGGACAGATCCTCTCGAGCGTCGGCCTCGCGGTCACCGTGGAGGAGCATCATCTCGATGCCGTCACCGCCTTGAGCGGCAGCGGGCCTGCCTACGTCTTCCTGTTCATCGAGGCGCTCACCGCGGGCGGGGTGCAGATGGGACTCGGCCGGGACGTCGCCCTGAAGCTGGCGCTGCAAACCGTCTACGGCTCCGCCGTCATGGCAAGGGAGTCCAAGGAGCACCTCGCCGAGTTGCGCGACGCCGTCACGTCGCCGGCCGGGACCACCGCCGCGGGCCTTTTCGCCCTGGAGCAGGGCGCGTTCCGCGCCACCGTCATGGAGGCCGTGCTGCAGGCCGCGGAACGCTCGGAAGCCCTGGGGAGAGGCGAGCACTAGCTCGACGCAGGACACGAGTGTCCCGGCCCCGCCGCTTCGAGGACATGGACCGCCATCTGTTGAACGGACCGCGAGTGTACCGCCTGGCGCTTGTGCTGGCGTGGCTCTTGGCCGCGGCGGCCCTCGCGCACGCGCAGGCCGGCCCGGCGCCGGACCTGGAAAAGCAGGCGCACGAGAAGCTCGTCGAGGCGCGCGGGAATGCCCGCGCCGAACGCTACGCGGAAGCTCTGAGCCAGCTCGGCGAGGCGGCGTCGCTGGCCGAACAGGCGGGGAGCACGCTGATCCTGGCCCTGGCGCTCCACAACGCGGCGGAGGTGCGCCTGCTCAAGGGCGAGCCGCTGGACGCCTTGAGGGACTACTACCGCGTCCTGGGCGTCTATACCGAGCTGGGCCACCCATCCGGCGTCAAGCTGGCGCAAGATCGCATCGACATCCTGTTGCGGCTCTTCACGAAACCGCGGACCCCGCCCACGCCCGTGGCCGAGGTTCCGGCATCGCCCGGCTCCGCGCCGCCGACCGGGCCCGGGACCGGCGCGGCGCCGGTAGAGCCCCCGCGGACGGAAGAGACGGACCGGCTGGCGCTCATCGACCAGGCCGTGGAGCGGGTCCGGCGGCGGCAACGCGGCGGGGATACGCCTGAAATTCCACCGGTCGAGGGCGTCCGCGTGACCCGCACCGAGCCGAGCGAAGAGCCCGACGACCCGCGCAAGTGGGCCTATGTCGAGTCGCTGCGGCGGAAGATCGGCGGCAACGCGCGCTACCCCGAATACGCCAGGCGGACGCGCCAGCAGGGGGTGGTGGACGTGGTCTTTGCCGTGCGTGAGAACGGCGAGGTCGAAGGCGTCAAGCTGTCCGGTTCGTCCGGCTTCATCGTGCTGGACGTGGAGGCGTTGCGCAACGTTCGCGAATCCGCGCCCTTCGGTCCCGTACCCGTCGGCGTCGCCGAGAGCCCCATGACCGTGCGCCTGACGTTGAACTACGAGCTGCCGGACACGTCCGCGGTCGCGCCGTGATCCAACGCCGGTCTTCCCGCGCAACCGTTCATCCCGGCAGGTGAGTTTCCGAACGTCGGTCGTGTCCCGACGACACGCCGTCAGGGGTTGCGGCCCGCGCGCGCCAGTGGCTCGATGGTGGTAAGGCGGGCCAGGGCGTAGCCGTGGAGCGGCTGGATCTCCAACGCGCGTACGTAGTCGAGGTCGGCGCGCGCGTGAAAGCCGAGGGCGCCGGCATTGCGAGCGCGCAGGACGTACACCTCCGCAAGCCACCTGTCATCCACGGCCAGCCCCAATTCCGCAACCTCCAGGAAGTTCAGGGACTCGCGATGGTTGCCCAGGAAGTAATGCGCGCGGGCAACGAAGTAATGACTGTAGGGATTGCTCGAGTCCACCCGGATGGCCTGTTCGAAACGCGCCAGCGCGGCCTCGTTCCTCTCCGCCCGGAGAAGCGCCTGCCCCTGCTGCAACAGCTTCATCGAAGCCTCGCGCTGCGGCAAGCCCGCACCCGCCAGCGCGGCAAGGTCCGGCAGCGGGTAGGCGTCCCCGGTGTCGCGGTCCGATTGGACATCTGCCCCGGTGGCGGGCGCGGTCGGCGCTGGCCGTGGTGCGAGCGCCGTCGTTCCGGGACGCGGCGCGTCCGGTTCCCCTTCTTCGGGTTCCGGCCTCGGGACGAGTGGTTGCGTTTCGGGCCGGGTCAGTGTTTGGGTCGCCGTGGGTGTCTCGGGCACGGTCCCGCCGGCAGGCGGCGGCGGTTTCGGCGCCGAGCCGGTCAGATCCTCTTCCACGATCGTTCCCTGGCGCAACAGCGGCGACGCCGGGTCGTTCGGGACCGCGGGCCGGTTCTGCGCCACCGCCGCCGCACAAACGAACGATGCCGCCAGGCAGAGCACTCCGGAGACCGTCCACGCCTGCGAAAAGGGTTTCGTCATTCTCTCGGTTCCACTCCCCACGGCTGCCGCGCGCCTCACAAGAGGATCACCGCCACCACCGTGCCCAGCGCGAACGGCACCAGCGCCGCCGGAGGCAGGTTCCCGCTGACCGTATCGAGAACCACCAACATCGACAGTCCGATGAACACAAGACCCGGATAGGTCACAAGAAGCTCGATCATGGATCCATGCCGGCGCCCGTCGACCCGGCCCGGGGAGAGCCCGGAAGCGTGGCGCCGGAGCAGCTTCCATTGTGGGTCGCGGGTGTCGGGGTGTCAAGGAGAGAGGAGAGTGGGCGGCGGGCAGGCCCCCCAGCGTCAAGGGCCGTCCGAGGGCGGGTCCGTGCCCAATACTTCCACGGGACGGGTGAACAGACAGTACGCACCGTCCGGGATCACGGGTTCCATTGAATGCCGGACTACCTTGGCCGTATCGATGCAGTTCCGCGGATCACCATAGACGAGAGACTCCATATCTGTCGAACACGGAGTCGATTGAGACAACGGTCAGGTTGTGCGTCAATGCTTGGGCGATCAGCATTCGATCAAAGGGATCGCGGTGGGCACCGGGCAATCGGCCGGCACGTTCCGCATCTTTGACGGTGATTTCAAGTTCCTCGAAGCCCTGGCTGGCGATGCTGGCGGTCACGTCGCGAGCGACGGCCTCCGCCTCCGGTAGTTTGCCGACGCGATGCTTGGTAGTGATTTCCCAAGCCGTGGCCGCGCTGACCACCACGTCGTTCGAACTGTCGTCCACTGCGCGACGAGCCGCTGGGGAGAGCCGCCTGTTGCCTGCGAGCCACCACATGAAAGCATGGGTATCGAGAAGGAGCCTCATGTCGATTCAGCTTTCCCAAGCTGCCAATTCTTCCTCCGGCAGTGGATCGAGGATGCTGTCGTCCACCACGATTTGTCCTCGCATGGCGCCAAACTGCCGCTTGCCGCGCGGTTTGCAGCGCACCAGCCGCGCGACCGGCTCACCCCGCCGCGCGATGACCACATCTTCGCCTGCCTCGACCTGCGCCAACAGGCGGGAAAGCTGAGTCTTGGCTTGATGGACGTTGACCACGGGCATGATTTGGCCTCCCTGAGTAGAAACTTAGCTAACAATATGACTAGATGTAGGGAGCTATGTCAAGCGGGACCAGTGGCTCAAACGGTAATGCCCGTCTCGTGCATGACAATGTAATGCGCTGTGACGGACAGGCAAGTCTAGGGGCGTCATCCGCGAGCCAGCCATGACGGCAGTTGCAGGAGATGTGGCCTTGTACGGAGGGGCCGTCGACGCGGTGAGAGGGTTGGCGGCCGGACGCATTGGCCCCGGATTTGCGTTCCCGAAAATAGAGACTGAAGATATAATGAGCGGGAGGATGAAGACACAGCCCCGTCATCCTGGGCGAGGAAGACGATGCAGCCCTGCTGGGCGTCGTCACGCTGGAAATTCTGGGGCTGGTGCTCAATCCCTTCAACCGGACCTTGCAGCCGATGCGCGTGACGCAGGCCTGAGTCCGCCTGTTGAGTGACAACACGTGTTCTTGCCCCACCCTCGCGGCCAGCAACTCCGCACGGCTGTCGGGATGCGGCGAGTCCTCGGCCGTAGAACCCTACGTCCGGTTGACAAAAGGTTGCGGTTGACATACGGTTGCATACTGAAGGAGAGCCCATATGACCACGGAGACGGTGACTCAGAGGCTGGAGCCCGAGGAGGCGGCCGAACAGCTCTTTGCCGCGCACGCTCAGGATGGCGTCTGGCTCGATCGCTTCACCGAAAGCCTCGCGGGCCGCCGCGCCGGGGCGTCCCTCGCGCGTACCATAGATGCGTGGGACTTGAGCCAGGCGGACGCCGGGCGGCTTTTCCATGTGAGCCGTCAGGCGTTCGGGAAGTGGCTGCGTTACGGCGCGCCCGCGGAGCGCGCGGCGGCCGTCGCGGATCTGGCGGCCGCCACCGATCTGCTGGTGCGCCATCTCAAGCGCGACCGGATTCCGGCCGTGGTGCGCCGGCCAATCCCCGCGCTCGACGGGGTTTCCTTGATGGACTTGCTGGACCGGGGAGAGACGCGCGAGCTGCTCGCGGCTTGCCGCGGAATGTTCCGGTTCGATCGGGTGCAGGGTTGACCGTGGAGTTGCTGCGCGAGGCGATCCCCGACGGTCACCTGTGGTGGCGCATCGCGGATCCGGCTTGGGTTGATCCTCTTGACCCCGACTTCGCACGGCAAAGGGGCGGACGGTGGAATCCGCCCGGCAGTTTCCCGACGCTCTATGTCAACGAAGACATGGTGACGGCCAGGCTGAATCTTCGCGCATTCATCGCTGGCTGGCCGTACGAACCCGAAGACCTTCGGGAGGACACCGGACCGGTTCTGGTCGGCTGCACGTTGCCGCGCCGTCAGGTGGTCTGCGACGTGCACACCCCCGAAGGCGTCCGCGCCGCCGGCATGCCCGCCTCCTATCCGTTCGAAAGAGGCGGTGCGCTGGTGCCGCACAGTCTTTGTCGACCCGTTGGAGAGCGGGCCAAGGCCTTGGGTCTGCGAGGCGTCCGAGCCCGCTCGGCGCAATCCCGCGACGGCGCCGGGCGCGAGTTGGCGTGGTTTCCCGCCTCGGTCCGCAGCTTGGCCC contains:
- the proC gene encoding pyrroline-5-carboxylate reductase, which codes for MLQDRIGFIGAGKMGSAIIKGILRAGLVDRDRLAASDPIEALGKALVDETGVRFVQDNVELARSSDIVVLAVKPQVIDAVLQELAGTPLDGKLVVSIAAGVPLARIEGLLPEGTRAVRVMPNTPCLVGAAASAYAGGRWAKDEDLDRVGQILSSVGLAVTVEEHHLDAVTALSGSGPAYVFLFIEALTAGGVQMGLGRDVALKLALQTVYGSAVMARESKEHLAELRDAVTSPAGTTAAGLFALEQGAFRATVMEAVLQAAERSEALGRGEH
- a CDS encoding type II toxin-antitoxin system prevent-host-death family antitoxin, which produces MPVVNVHQAKTQLSRLLAQVEAGEDVVIARRGEPVARLVRCKPRGKRQFGAMRGQIVVDDSILDPLPEEELAAWES
- a CDS encoding RES family NAD+ phosphorylase, coding for MELLREAIPDGHLWWRIADPAWVDPLDPDFARQRGGRWNPPGSFPTLYVNEDMVTARLNLRAFIAGWPYEPEDLREDTGPVLVGCTLPRRQVVCDVHTPEGVRAAGMPASYPFERGGALVPHSLCRPVGERAKALGLRGVRARSAQSRDGAGRELAWFPASVRSLARRVGTLAFPEWFWG
- a CDS encoding type II toxin-antitoxin system VapC family toxin encodes the protein MRLLLDTHAFMWWLAGNRRLSPAARRAVDDSSNDVVVSAATAWEITTKHRVGKLPEAEAVARDVTASIASQGFEELEITVKDAERAGRLPGAHRDPFDRMLIAQALTHNLTVVSIDSVFDRYGVSRLW
- a CDS encoding cupin domain-containing protein gives rise to the protein MKYFFSREDAEVVRIEGEAPRTLYPCVEPRTTGTRHFSMGLQQVDPHSEIPLHSHDDFEEILFVFGGRATATVGNETAEIVPGSVVFIPPRTNHGFVNDHDEPLWITWTFSPQGFEGYIRGVAQGTVQLKTV
- a CDS encoding TonB family protein — encoded protein: MDRHLLNGPRVYRLALVLAWLLAAAALAHAQAGPAPDLEKQAHEKLVEARGNARAERYAEALSQLGEAASLAEQAGSTLILALALHNAAEVRLLKGEPLDALRDYYRVLGVYTELGHPSGVKLAQDRIDILLRLFTKPRTPPTPVAEVPASPGSAPPTGPGTGAAPVEPPRTEETDRLALIDQAVERVRRRQRGGDTPEIPPVEGVRVTRTEPSEEPDDPRKWAYVESLRRKIGGNARYPEYARRTRQQGVVDVVFAVRENGEVEGVKLSGSSGFIVLDVEALRNVRESAPFGPVPVGVAESPMTVRLTLNYELPDTSAVAP
- a CDS encoding TraR/DksA family transcriptional regulator — protein: MRKDVLKKFRETLLGMKSQLLDDLPDRLKQEVESTKDEGRDTYDLASDERDREINMILNDRERTKLMAIEDALARLGEGSYGECEECGEDIGVGRLKVMPFTRLCVRCQEELERESRMMKNFDEDRTFRRLTTNDTEEESY
- a CDS encoding outer membrane lipoprotein carrier protein LolA, producing MRRHRDLDGGRLLRFRSTCRPALAVVLGCVAVLTALAPQAGARNAAEVVREVQRRYDSTRDYSAEFHQTTEYRTLNRSISGRGSFYFSRPGKMLWRYEEPAGQFVLSDGRYLYFYQPAERQVIKTAVRGAFRSDLPLSFLLGIGKLERDFRAELLEGSADGHRLRLIPRRANTGLREIILTADAERYDIRQVRIEDGGGNLWTFGFENIRRGVVLDPSVFRLKVPQGVDIVEFGS
- a CDS encoding DNA translocase FtsK 4TM domain-containing protein; the encoded protein is MENGTRINRELWGVVALVGACFAVLSLASYSPLDRSFNVPSGSQDTLNLGGMVGAYTADALLQGLGLTAYLVPLLLVWLALRLFRREPRRLRLLQLFGSGVLLWGLAILISLVHEAELARDGGGALGGFSRALLTEMFGYAGTCVITAFLLLLAGMLLSQTSMLNWWGGLAGAPGRLRSSMDAAAASARRLTPGREARANVKKEHKDFEPPPIILDEVIRQEAPEEPRARSKKAKVKARAKAKRMPEPDQFVFPELGNGYTLPPMAFLDSPPREKTGVDKASLEANCLVLQRKLQDFGIEGEVLAARPGPVITVYEFRPAPGVMVRRIVGVADDLAMALSAVSIRILAPIPGESVVGIEVPNTRREKVFLREILEDPVYADSGASLPLALGKDVAGAPFATDLSRMPHLLVAGATGTGKSVSLNSMILSILYRATPDDVRFIMIDPKMLELTPYEGLPHLLTPVVTDPKEARAALFWAVQEMDRRYRLMRDKGARNIDNYNRILEKEPPPAPPSADPSEAELGGRLDGSEELEHARLPRVVILIDELADLMMSVGRDIEEHITRLAQKARAAGIHMVLATQRPSVDVITGLIKANFPARVSFQVTSRIDSRTILDGQGAEQLLGDGDLLFLPPGTARLIRLHGPYVSNREIGKVTDFIKQQGRPEYRPDILEAAAEGGGDFDGLDDDYDEMYDQAVMVVTETRQASISMVQRRLRVGYNRAARMIEKMEREGVVGPAEGAKPREVLAPKIEE